One Anastrepha obliqua isolate idAnaObli1 chromosome 6, idAnaObli1_1.0, whole genome shotgun sequence DNA window includes the following coding sequences:
- the LOC129250152 gene encoding uncharacterized protein LOC129250152 has protein sequence MSGLGSAVQRKRFAVSQPYERRTAIPNSPSATVSNHATAVPSEPVSLASLQKELREMRSDIRESLREIKTTLRDLESKVERNFKDFEKKVIQMPERAECQVQGQLMREVKVVMTRVHQSIARITGDALSPEYIKIQSMLPITSQDAIITLEQLLNTKPYSEAMLNILLKLRGAKECIKGVMKRVYSDALMFHYNFEGKANNSALLGLKSLELIFDTFNSTPKSEVIAEIRKAVLMSHNRHKM, from the exons GGTCTGCCGTGCAGCGTAAGCGGTTTGCTGTATCGCAGCCCTACGAAAGGCGTACAGCAATCCCAAATTCCCCCAGCGCAACGGTATCCAACCATGCTACTGCGGttccaa GTGAACCAGTTTCTCTGGCTTCGTTACAAAAGGAGCTGAGAGAAATGCGGAGCGATATCCGTGAATCACTGAGGGAAATAAAGACCACCTTAAGGGACCTAGAAAGTAAGGTGGAAAGAAATTTCAAGGACTTCGAAAAGAAGGttatacaa ATGCCAGAAAGAGCGGAATGTCAGGTCCAGGGCCAGCTGATGAGGGAGGTGAAAGTGGTGATGACAAGAGTTCACCAGAGTATTGCGCGCATCACGGGAGATGCTCTGAGTCCTGAGTATATCAAGATTCAGAGTATGCTCCCAATAACATCGCAGGATGCGATTATTACTCTGGAGCAGCTCTTGAATACCAAGCCATACTCCGAAGCAATG CTAAATATTTTGCTGAAGCTGAGGGGTGCAAAAGAATGCATCAAAGGGGTGATGAAGCGCGTTTACTCCGATGCCTTGATGTTCCATTACAATTTTGAGGGGAAAGCCAACAATTCGGCGCTTTTGGGCCTCAAAAGTCTGGAACTCATTTTcg ATACATTTAATAGTACCCCGAAAAGCGAAGTCATCGCAGAAATTCGGAAAGCGGTACTAATGAGCCACAACCGGCATAA aatgtaa